A DNA window from Comamonas sp. 26 contains the following coding sequences:
- a CDS encoding PRC-barrel domain-containing protein, producing the protein MHLASPVISSDRVNGTNVYNPNGDKLGSIDSLMIDKLTGKVRYAVMEFGGFLGIGTDLYPLPWDTLKYDPDKGGYVVSVTKERLENAPRYEGSTLPEYTDEYGRRVYDHYGVPYI; encoded by the coding sequence ATGCACTTAGCCTCACCTGTCATCTCATCCGATCGTGTCAACGGCACCAACGTTTACAACCCCAACGGCGACAAGCTGGGGTCCATCGACTCACTGATGATCGACAAGCTCACGGGCAAGGTTCGATACGCAGTGATGGAATTCGGCGGATTTCTGGGCATCGGCACAGACCTTTACCCTCTGCCATGGGACACACTCAAATACGACCCCGACAAAGGCGGGTACGTAGTCTCAGTCACCAAAGAACGGCTTGAAAACGCCCCTCGCTACGAGGGAAGCACATTGCCCGAATACACCGACGAATACGGCCGCCGGGTCTACGACCACTACGGTGTGCCCTATATCTAA
- a CDS encoding Rha family transcriptional regulator, translated as MAGISTASSSIVVSAQPELSIHDGMVTTTSNQISAHFGKQHKAVLRAIRNLSGVVEDDFYQRNFVPIQISTDLGMGRTRKDPAYLITRDGFVFLVMGFIGKEAAAWKVAYLAAFNRMEAELQKPAQDPQRIQLAQRLATQAAAQVTQAVFDAVMAADNTDWRHARYLLNLGYDREGQPSVPHAQPIADDQMIVSFNALPERIASGEILSATDAQLATLATACTQRLTQRAQHREKQVTQPVYPTKKPAASLPSGTLMMTFK; from the coding sequence ATGGCTGGCATTTCTACTGCTTCGTCTTCTATCGTCGTATCTGCTCAACCCGAGCTTTCGATTCACGACGGTATGGTCACTACCACCAGCAACCAAATCTCCGCGCACTTCGGAAAGCAGCACAAGGCTGTACTGCGAGCCATCCGAAATTTGAGTGGTGTGGTGGAGGATGATTTCTATCAGCGCAACTTTGTGCCGATACAAATCAGCACCGACCTTGGTATGGGTCGTACCCGCAAAGACCCGGCCTATCTCATCACCCGCGATGGTTTTGTGTTCTTGGTGATGGGGTTCATCGGCAAAGAAGCCGCAGCATGGAAAGTTGCCTACCTTGCAGCCTTCAATCGCATGGAGGCTGAGCTGCAAAAGCCCGCGCAAGACCCGCAGCGCATTCAGCTCGCTCAGCGTCTGGCCACCCAGGCGGCGGCGCAGGTCACGCAGGCCGTGTTCGATGCCGTGATGGCCGCAGACAACACCGACTGGCGCCACGCCCGCTACCTGCTCAACCTGGGCTACGACCGCGAAGGTCAGCCCAGCGTGCCCCATGCCCAACCCATAGCCGACGACCAGATGATCGTCTCCTTCAACGCGCTGCCCGAGCGCATCGCCAGCGGCGAGATCCTCTCCGCCACTGACGCCCAGCTCGCCACCCTGGCCACAGCCTGCACCCAGCGCCTCACCCAACGCGCCCAGCACCGTGAAAAGCAGGTGACTCAACCCGTCTATCCCACCAAGAAGCCCGCCGCCAGCCTGCCATCCGGCACGCTGATGATGACCTTCAAGTAA
- a CDS encoding phage portal protein, which yields MGRNTRMHRQSRSRTSLGAAPLKGGAAMSAHQGASHTDLALRDWQPFAGSADADLLPELDTLTSRSRDLVRNDGLMAGGIQTHRDNVVGAVLRLSALPDYRLLGWTPEQAREWGNKVEAHFRSWADTTDCDAARTLDLLGLTVLALGGEMVNGDAVAIPKWLPRPDSPWATRISVIEADRLETPPHLQGIASIRRGVEFDREGAPIAYHFQAAHPGDALYLRGDEAMDLNRWERVPAFTPWGRRRVVHLHSKERTGQSRGKPIVSAVMREFHMAGKYAQNELQASLANSLVAAFLESDLDQESSAALFGDQPRDAWKDSVKQSRSIGKLQAGAVIPLPVGARLQSFTPGRPNVAFEAFMQSVERRIAAGMNLPYELFAKDFSKVNYSSARAALLEAWRYFHGRRRWLTTTWLKPIFELWLEEAVNAGVIDAPGFYANRYAYTRCRFVFGGKGWVDPVKEITAAKLRLEIGVSTLEQECAEQGLDWEEVLHQQKIEAERRAELGLVSPMATTWIANTADSTGDKEEGAAPKKDAP from the coding sequence ATGGGCCGCAATACACGCATGCATCGGCAAAGCCGCAGCCGCACGTCGTTGGGCGCAGCGCCATTGAAGGGCGGCGCAGCCATGTCTGCCCACCAGGGTGCATCGCACACCGATCTGGCCCTGCGTGACTGGCAGCCGTTTGCCGGCAGCGCCGATGCAGACTTGCTGCCCGAACTCGATACCCTGACCAGCCGCAGCCGAGACCTGGTGCGCAATGACGGGCTGATGGCCGGCGGCATTCAAACCCACCGCGATAACGTGGTGGGCGCGGTGCTGCGCTTGTCGGCCTTGCCCGATTACCGCCTGCTGGGCTGGACCCCCGAGCAAGCCCGCGAGTGGGGCAACAAGGTGGAGGCGCACTTTCGCAGCTGGGCCGACACGACGGATTGCGATGCCGCGCGCACGCTGGATTTGCTGGGCCTGACGGTGCTGGCCTTGGGCGGCGAGATGGTCAACGGCGATGCGGTGGCCATTCCCAAATGGTTGCCCCGGCCAGACAGCCCCTGGGCTACGCGCATCAGCGTGATTGAGGCTGACCGGCTGGAAACGCCGCCCCACCTGCAGGGTATTGCCAGCATTCGCCGGGGTGTGGAGTTTGACCGCGAGGGCGCGCCCATTGCCTATCACTTTCAGGCGGCGCACCCGGGCGATGCGCTGTATTTGCGCGGCGATGAAGCTATGGACCTGAACCGGTGGGAGCGTGTGCCTGCCTTCACGCCCTGGGGCCGCCGCCGTGTGGTGCATCTGCATTCCAAAGAGCGCACGGGCCAGAGCCGGGGCAAGCCCATCGTCAGCGCCGTGATGCGCGAGTTTCATATGGCGGGCAAGTACGCCCAGAACGAGCTGCAGGCCAGCCTGGCCAATTCGCTGGTGGCGGCGTTTCTGGAGTCGGATCTGGACCAGGAATCATCTGCCGCCTTGTTTGGTGACCAGCCGCGCGATGCGTGGAAGGACTCCGTCAAGCAGTCGCGCAGCATTGGCAAGCTGCAGGCCGGGGCGGTGATTCCGCTGCCCGTGGGCGCGCGCCTGCAGTCGTTTACGCCAGGCCGCCCCAATGTGGCGTTTGAGGCTTTCATGCAGTCGGTGGAGCGGCGCATTGCCGCAGGCATGAACCTGCCTTATGAGCTGTTTGCCAAAGACTTCAGCAAAGTGAACTACAGCAGCGCCCGCGCTGCGCTGCTGGAGGCATGGCGCTACTTTCACGGCCGCCGCCGCTGGCTGACCACTACCTGGCTCAAGCCCATTTTTGAGCTGTGGTTGGAAGAGGCGGTGAACGCTGGCGTGATTGATGCGCCCGGTTTTTACGCCAACCGCTATGCCTATACCCGCTGCCGCTTTGTGTTTGGCGGCAAGGGCTGGGTGGACCCGGTGAAGGAAATCACCGCGGCCAAGCTGCGGCTGGAGATTGGCGTTTCCACCCTGGAGCAGGAATGCGCAGAGCAAGGCCTGGACTGGGAAGAGGTGCTGCACCAGCAAAAGATTGAAGCCGAGCGCCGTGCCGAGCTGGGCTTGGTCAGCCCCATGGCCACCACCTGGATTGCCAACACCGCCGACAGCACTGGCGACAAGGAAGAGGGCGCAGCCCCGAAAAAGGATGCGCCATGA
- a CDS encoding phage tail tape measure protein yields MSRQMNRPYPHLADVLAKGANATNTSVEGLAQALSYAAPVANTLGVSLESTVAIIGKFADAGIDASRAGTALNSIMSQFANPLSSFRKELGAAGIVTTNFEEALHQLAAKGKDGERAINAVGLEAGPALRALLNQGMGALDELTGKLREAGGSAEATAKTMADNLNGSLKGLSSMWETVTQVLGKPVLPVVRKGVDELTGALRKAVDNGLVERFGQTLATAFENGLKFFRAFAANVNFDVVVLRLQVFASETGETLQRIGQYATNAGNTVQLAWGVMTAGVNGVLTAIYGLGAAFAQVASKVMAGVAMLRSGLASVTFGGLTDQAVLGTYTREQLTEMGVTLVDPTQIARDDGAGKLMLNGAQVGTVTYATGAVDFNPDVTIKIPKPVYSSSQVSGGGFSGEVAKYRLNYEGIDYLSAPSIYPNDESGYVKIRFRTTGSATRRTLQVTFAPEFDLVTGVQAPVVPGSVLLMPASGQPWSDDGRGVLRVLTAAGFVNRGTLNYATGRVALTSWTAGNANSLRRAACITTLGDAISSAYVFRTAAAPLRPGSLTVQIPRASGGSQNVTAGIDGTISAPGVVGTVDYETGLVRLGFGALVVAAGNETEPWYDAANVQPDGKIFKPQPIVASALRYAAVAYAYLPMNADIIGIDPVRLPSDGKVPIFRPGTLCVVGHTKTSSQLVASNGQTINLARVRLSRVVVRDANGKTLNAGFSVDLEAGQVTFTDVSAMTMPVTIEDRIEDMATATDVQISGEITFNRALTHDYPKDCTYVSSALQASDRRARVSLAFEQQTWIDNVWADAPNGPGIAAKYDQSVSPIAITNAGGSTERWVLQFTTTTQFRVIGEHVGVIAIGDINTICSPVNPATGKPYFTIDPLGWGSGWAIGNILRINTVGAIYPFWVVRTIQPGPETGIEHSFSILARGDVNRPQTN; encoded by the coding sequence ATGAGCCGCCAGATGAATCGACCCTACCCGCACCTGGCTGATGTGCTGGCCAAGGGCGCCAACGCGACCAATACCAGCGTGGAAGGCCTGGCCCAGGCCCTGAGCTATGCCGCACCGGTTGCCAATACCCTGGGCGTGAGTCTGGAGAGCACCGTCGCCATCATCGGCAAGTTTGCCGATGCGGGCATTGACGCCAGCCGCGCGGGCACGGCGCTGAACTCCATCATGAGTCAGTTTGCCAACCCGCTCTCCAGCTTCCGCAAGGAACTGGGCGCTGCCGGCATCGTCACCACCAATTTTGAAGAAGCTCTGCACCAGCTGGCAGCCAAGGGCAAAGACGGCGAGCGTGCCATCAATGCGGTGGGCTTGGAGGCCGGGCCCGCGCTGCGCGCCTTGCTCAACCAAGGCATGGGTGCGTTGGACGAACTGACGGGCAAGTTGCGGGAGGCGGGCGGCAGTGCCGAAGCCACGGCCAAGACCATGGCCGACAACCTCAATGGCTCTCTCAAGGGCCTGAGCAGCATGTGGGAGACCGTGACCCAGGTGCTGGGCAAGCCCGTGCTGCCAGTGGTGCGCAAAGGCGTGGACGAGCTGACCGGCGCACTGCGCAAGGCGGTCGATAACGGCCTGGTGGAGCGCTTCGGTCAGACCCTTGCGACGGCCTTCGAGAACGGCCTGAAGTTCTTCCGCGCGTTTGCAGCCAACGTCAACTTTGACGTCGTGGTGTTGCGCCTGCAGGTCTTTGCCAGCGAAACGGGCGAGACGCTGCAGCGCATCGGCCAATACGCCACCAATGCCGGCAACACGGTGCAGTTGGCCTGGGGCGTGATGACGGCCGGGGTCAATGGCGTGCTGACTGCCATCTACGGCCTGGGCGCGGCGTTTGCACAGGTTGCCTCCAAGGTGATGGCGGGCGTGGCCATGCTGCGCAGCGGCCTGGCGTCTGTCACTTTTGGGGGGCTGACCGATCAGGCCGTGCTGGGCACTTACACGCGCGAGCAGCTCACCGAGATGGGGGTGACGCTGGTCGACCCCACCCAGATCGCCCGCGATGACGGGGCGGGCAAGCTGATGCTCAATGGCGCACAGGTAGGCACCGTGACCTATGCGACGGGCGCGGTGGACTTCAACCCCGATGTCACGATCAAGATTCCCAAGCCGGTTTACTCGTCCAGCCAGGTCAGCGGCGGGGGCTTTTCTGGAGAGGTCGCCAAGTACCGCCTGAACTATGAGGGCATCGATTACCTGAGCGCTCCCTCGATCTACCCTAACGATGAGAGCGGCTACGTCAAGATCCGGTTTCGCACCACGGGAAGCGCGACCCGCCGCACGCTGCAGGTCACGTTTGCGCCTGAGTTTGACCTGGTCACGGGCGTGCAGGCTCCGGTGGTGCCGGGTTCGGTCCTGCTGATGCCTGCCAGCGGTCAGCCCTGGAGCGATGACGGCAGGGGTGTGCTGCGGGTGCTGACGGCTGCGGGATTTGTAAATCGAGGCACTCTGAACTACGCCACGGGCCGGGTGGCACTCACATCCTGGACGGCGGGCAATGCCAACTCGCTGCGCCGTGCGGCTTGCATCACCACATTGGGTGATGCGATTTCCAGTGCCTATGTGTTCAGAACGGCTGCTGCTCCTCTGCGTCCTGGCTCCCTTACGGTGCAGATTCCCCGTGCCTCGGGTGGCTCGCAGAACGTCACCGCTGGCATTGACGGCACCATCTCAGCTCCCGGTGTGGTCGGCACTGTGGACTACGAAACCGGCTTGGTGCGTCTGGGCTTTGGGGCTCTGGTCGTGGCCGCTGGCAATGAGACTGAGCCCTGGTACGACGCCGCCAACGTCCAGCCGGACGGCAAGATCTTTAAACCTCAGCCCATTGTGGCCAGCGCCTTGCGCTATGCGGCGGTGGCCTATGCCTATCTGCCCATGAATGCCGACATCATCGGCATCGACCCGGTGCGCCTGCCCAGCGATGGCAAGGTGCCTATCTTCCGGCCCGGCACTCTGTGCGTGGTGGGTCACACCAAGACCAGCAGCCAGTTGGTGGCGAGCAACGGCCAGACCATCAACCTGGCCCGTGTGCGCCTGTCCCGCGTGGTGGTGCGCGATGCCAATGGCAAGACCCTGAATGCAGGTTTTTCCGTGGACCTGGAGGCCGGGCAGGTCACTTTTACCGACGTGTCCGCCATGACCATGCCGGTCACCATCGAGGACCGTATCGAAGACATGGCCACGGCCACAGATGTGCAGATCTCCGGCGAGATCACCTTTAACCGGGCGCTGACCCATGACTATCCCAAGGACTGCACCTATGTCTCCAGCGCCTTGCAGGCCAGCGACCGGCGTGCCCGCGTGAGTCTGGCCTTTGAGCAGCAGACCTGGATTGATAACGTCTGGGCCGATGCCCCCAATGGGCCAGGGATTGCAGCCAAGTACGACCAGAGCGTCTCGCCCATAGCAATCACCAATGCCGGCGGCAGCACCGAGCGCTGGGTGCTGCAGTTCACCACTACCACGCAGTTTCGGGTGATTGGCGAGCATGTGGGTGTGATCGCCATCGGCGATATCAACACGATTTGCTCGCCCGTCAACCCGGCCACGGGCAAGCCTTATTTCACGATCGATCCGCTGGGCTGGGGCAGTGGCTGGGCGATCGGAAACATTCTGCGCATCAACACCGTGGGGGCCATCTACCCGTTCTGGGTGGTGCGCACCATCCAGCCGGGGCCGGAAACCGGCATCGAGCACAGCTTTTCTATCCTGGCGCGCGGTGATGTGAACCGCCCGCAGACAAACTGA